The following proteins are co-located in the Bradyrhizobium sp. AZCC 2176 genome:
- the msrA gene encoding peptide-methionine (S)-S-oxide reductase MsrA, whose translation MFMRKTTALPSAAEALPGRASPIPTATTHFVNGRKLQPPYPAGLEQAVFGLGCFWGAERKFWELGDGIYATAVGYAGGHTPNPTYEEVCSGRTGHTEAVLVVFDPKKISYEQLLKTFWENHNPTQGMRQGNDVGTQYRSAIYTFGDAQRQAADASKATYQKALSAKGLGAITTEIAPSGEFYYAEDYHQQYLAKNPAGYCGLGGTGVSCPIGVGVSA comes from the coding sequence ATGTTCATGCGCAAGACCACCGCGTTGCCGAGTGCAGCCGAAGCGCTGCCGGGACGTGCCAGCCCGATCCCGACCGCCACCACGCATTTCGTCAACGGCCGCAAGCTGCAGCCGCCCTATCCCGCTGGCCTCGAGCAGGCGGTGTTTGGCCTCGGCTGCTTCTGGGGCGCCGAGCGCAAGTTCTGGGAACTCGGTGACGGCATCTATGCGACCGCCGTCGGCTATGCCGGCGGACATACGCCCAATCCGACCTATGAAGAGGTCTGTTCGGGCCGCACCGGTCATACCGAAGCTGTGCTGGTCGTGTTCGATCCGAAGAAGATCTCTTACGAGCAGCTCCTGAAGACGTTCTGGGAAAATCACAACCCGACGCAGGGCATGCGCCAGGGCAACGATGTCGGCACCCAGTATCGCTCGGCAATCTACACCTTCGGCGATGCGCAGCGCCAGGCTGCCGACGCGTCGAAGGCAACTTACCAGAAGGCGCTTTCCGCCAAGGGTCTCGGTGCCATCACCACCGAGATCGCGCCGTCGGGCGAATTCTATTACGCCGAGGACTATCATCAGCAATATCTCGCCAAGAACCCGGCGGGCTATTGCGGACTGGGAGGCACCGGCGTGTCGTGCCCGATCGGCGTCGGCGTGAGTGCCTGA